The Synergistaceae bacterium genomic sequence TCGGTGTCAGATCCTTCCTGCCCATTGGTATCGTCGTTTTACCCTGTTTCGTCGGATGTCTGAAGTGCCTGTGACTTCCTCGCTGGTTTATCGCGTACCATCCAT encodes the following:
- a CDS encoding type II toxin-antitoxin system HicA family toxin, whose product is MNQRGSHRHFRHPTKQGKTTIPMGRKDLTPKTVKSIKTQAGLE